One genomic window of Garra rufa chromosome 2, GarRuf1.0, whole genome shotgun sequence includes the following:
- the LOC141326537 gene encoding kinase non-catalytic C-lobe domain-containing protein 1-like → MILFQVFLKSDNLCLMEGEKGRRRPTLPDAHILAMHIQQLEIGAFTMTSGAYKWPKLRNIARVVSQVHAFQEHLYSYSPDLELQTYLRGRITRFGRCDVPLLASDNHANFSQTPSERHTRRIHDTLRRVKASFQ, encoded by the exons ATGATCCTGTTTCAGGTGTTTCTGAAGAGTGATAATCTGTGCCTGATGGAAGGAGAGAAGGGCCGTCGACGGCCAACTCTCCCCGACGCTCACATCCTGGCCATGCACATCCAGCAGCTGGAGATCGGAGCGTTCACCATGACCAGCGGAGCGTACAAGTGGCCCAAACTGAG GAACATCGCTCGTGTGGTCAGTCAGGTCCATGCTTTTCAGGAGCATCTCTATTCCTACTCTCCCGACCTTGAGCTGCAGACGTACCTGCGTGGGCGGATCACACGCTTCGGCCGGTGTGACGTCCCGCTCCTCGCGTCGGACAACCACGCCAACTTCAGCCAGACGCCCAGCGAGCGGCACACTCGCCGCATCCACGACACGCTGCGCCGCGTCAAAGCCTCTTTCCAGTGA
- the LOC141325798 gene encoding homeobox protein vent1-like, translating into MVKTFSVDWLAQSFHDSAPQEVSEPEKKIHRPHVPCLVQPRAPTSYDKVYLQPKPKVNKVEQKPEISKEVTTPVTPRSCSSPSFSENSGYSSGYESEAAASECASIEDGNVVEKDAGTRRIRTKFTSEQIDKLEKIFNKHKYLDAGERVKTALKLNLSETQVRTWFQNRRMKLKREVQEMRADYLLPQMVLPHVLPVQYHCYDRQRLPFPPHGAMMQQMIPQQPLVPPPPPHHHHHHQLMMSRQHYY; encoded by the exons ATGGTGAAGACGTTTTCAGTGGACTGGCTCGCCCAGAGCTTTCACGATTCAGCGCCTCAAGAAGTTTCGGAGCCGGAGAAAAAGATCCATAGGCCGCACGTACCCTGTTTGGTTCAACCGAGAGCTCCAACATCGTACGACAAGGTTTATTTGCAGCCAAAACCAAAGGTTAACAAAGTTGAACAGAAGCCAGAGATTAGCAAAGAGGTCACAACTCCGGTTACGCCAAGGAGCTGCTCATCCCCAAGCT TTTCAGAAAACAGCGGATATTCCTCTGGATATGAGAGCGAAGCGGCCGCGTCCGAATGCGCGTCCATCGAAGATGGAAACGTTGTGGAAAAAGACGCGGGGACGCGCAGAATCCGAACCAAATTCACGTCGGAGCAAATCGACAAACTTGAGAAAATCTTCAACAAGCACAAATACTTGGATGCGGGAGAAAGAGTGAAAACAGCTTTGAAACTCAATCTGTCAGAAACTCAG gTTCGAACTTGGTTCCAGAACCGCAGAATGAAGCTGAAGCGCGAAGTTCAAGAGATGCGCGCTGACTATCTCCTACCTCAGATGGTTCTCCCCCACGTGCTTCCGGTTCAGTACCACTGCTATGACAGACAGCGACTTCCGTTTCCGCCTCATGGCGCAATGATGCAGCAGATGATCCCACAGCAGCCGCtggttcctcctcctcctcctcatcatcatcatcatcatcagctcATGATGTCCAGGCAGCATTACTACTGA